The genomic segment AACTGCTGTAACCTCACACATAGCTGCTGCATGAATTGGCAATCTTCATCAAGCAATTCCAGTGATTTCAGGTGTTCAATCTTCACGGTATAATCGCCGTCCCATGTCTGGACTGTACAACTATATTCGCCAACATGAGTTACCACGCCCCAATAACCGCCTTTACCTCTCAGTTCCGGGTTATCTTTTGGCAGAAGAATGCAAATTTCACCAATATGGTAAGGATTGGGTACTTTCGTCCTTTCGCGTATCCTATCTACAACATCTTTCACGATACGACCAGAGGGAATCTTATTGCCAGCTTGTTCTACTGCCTGCTGCCAGACATCCGCTTGCACAGTCGGTTCCAACTCTGCTTTCGCCAAAAAGCGCAATTGTCGTTCGTTGGTCGGCATTGGAATTTGCCGACCATTGGTCGGCAAAAACTTTTGAAGATTCCCATAAACCACAGTTGCCGAAATCTTCAAGTACGCCACGTCACGACTATAATTGAAGCGTTCGCGGCAGTATTCTTCAAAAGTACGGTGTGTGGAACGATACAGCCGTCTGTCCCTTAACTCCATCAACGCTTGTCCTGCCTCCAAAAATGCTCTCTCCACACGGCGTTCCAAGTGTAGGCGTAAGCTTTGTTCTTCAAGAGTCAACTCTCTTATTTCAACAGCAGTAACCGTAATCGTTGCTGAGGCTGGGTTGTATTGTTCAGAAGTATTTTCCTTTACAGAGTCGGCGGCTGGCTTTGGTTCCTCAGATGCCCCAGGGATAACTTTCTTGCGTCTGGATGGTGGTTTGTTCATTATTCCACCTCCAGGCTGACAGCAGCCGAACAAATATTGAGTTGTGTCATCATAGAATATATGTTTTTTATCTATCCCCCCAACCTGTATGAAGGATGGGGTTTTTCGTTGCTTTTTATATTTTGCAGCCTTAAAGCACTACCAAATATAAAACTCATTGAAAAATCTCATAGAGCAATTATCAAAAAAAAAACACTACACCAGAGCCACCATAACAACAAAATACTGTTTGGGCGTATTCTAGAAAATACCCTCTTCAACACACGTGTAAAACAACGGCTAATGCTTGATTATTTGACCGCGAGTATTGCATTTTGGATGACTTTGTTTGGAGTACAAGAGTCGTTGTTAGAATTTCGCCTGGGTTATCTCGGTCGTTACTGGTTTCTTGCGATTAGTGCTAGCTTACTCCTGAGCTTTTTGCTCTCTGCCCCGATTACGATCGCACTAATCATTAAATTTGGAGTAGATCCTTTCACTTGGACAGGTAATGTTATTCTTTGTGCGATCGCTGCCGTCATCTTTGGTGTGATTCTCAGTCTGGCGCAATGGCTGATACTCCGTCAATCCGAGATGACACCAAGAGTCTTTGCACTGATCAATACTGTTATTGGAATTCTCGTCTACTTCCTACTGGTGTGGCTCAATGAGGGTAGTATATATCTAATATGGCTATCAAACACCCTTTTTTCCTTGCACTCTTACCGCTCTCGATTATCTGCGTTGGTACGAGTTCTGGCTCTGCAATGCTGACAGATATCGCTCAACAAACAGACAACCAAAAGTCCCCATCAATTATTTTCTTCCTGCCCAAAGAACGGCCTCAGACTGGAGTCGGTTGGGAAATCACCACCACTTCTGGGGAGGCAGAACTAGCCTTGGCGAAGCATTTGGTGAACATCGGTGCAAAAGAATACGTCGCTTGGTGGTGTCCTCACTGTCATGAACAAAAATTACTCTTTGGTAAAGAAGCCTACGAGATCATCAACAACAGCATCAAAGTGGAGTGCGATAAGAGAGGTATCAATCCCCACCCAGATTTGTGCAATGCGGCGAAAGTCCCAGGTGTACCAACTTGGGTTATCAATGGACATCAGTATAGTGGCGTGCAAAACCTTAAGGATCTTGCGAAAGCTTCTGGCTACAAGGGGGATATGAACTTTCGTTACATCCAAAGCGAATAAAGAGTATATTTGCTTTTTAAGCTGAAGGCAAAGTTTTTGGTTGTTGAGAAAGTTGAGCATATATGTTTAAAGATTAACCGTTCTCGCAACTGACAGTCATAAGCTTTCCTGTTTATCAAAATTTTCTCAGGGTTTAAACATCTAATATCAAGCTAATAAATGTTTGCAGCTTAAGTTCACGATAAAAATCATGATTTTCCCTTGCTAACGTAGTCCGAAATTAGCAATTCTGACAAAAGAAGGTTTTGTCGCAAAAAACTACTTTTGTCAGTAGTTAGCAATGCTGTCAATAATAATACAAGCAACTGCTTTCAATGAAGAACAATTGTCTGTTGTGTTTCCTGTGTTCCCGATTTAGCTGAGTTTCCCTAATTTTTATGAGTTACAAAAAATACATTGCTGCCATTCCAAAAATTGCCAAATTAAAGCTTATAAGCAAAGGCAGTATCCGCGATCGCAACCTACAGATACCTGATACTGCTAACTTCAACACCTATACTAACGCTTGAATACGTAACAAGCACCATGCAGACTTAGTTGGTGGGCTGGTTGTGGTTGGTTGTGGTTAAAAAATATCAAAGTACTTTAGTAATGAAATACTGGTGCGCTCAAGGATCAAACAAAAGTAGCTCTTTTGCAGTGTCGGCGCATCTAAAGCACTCACAAAAAATTGACAAAACCCATAATTTTGGTAAAAAAAATTCAACCATTCAAGGTACATTGCGATTGTCCAATTATGGCTTGACAAATGATACAGTGTAATTTTTCGTTGCCACCTGAGTATGTTCTTCGTAAAGCCAAGCCTTTTGATATGTGGTTAATAGTATTTTTTGTGTTTAGAGCAAGGCTAGACCCCAGTCAATTAAGATGGCAGCAATTTTGGGTCATTGAATGTGATGGACATTTAGTAGCCTTCGGACAGCTCCGAAACTTTCACTTAGCACAAGAGCTAGGCAGTTTATTTGTTGCACCGGCTTGGCGAAACCGTGGTTT from the Nostoc sp. C052 genome contains:
- a CDS encoding GNAT family N-acetyltransferase: MIQCNFSLPPEYVLRKAKPFDMWLIVFFVFRARLDPSQLRWQQFWVIECDGHLVAFGQLRNFHLAQELGSLFVAPAWRNRGLGTVLIQHLINQASQPLYLKCLKHQLVNFYIKIGFVSVNFKDLPPSLKPKFGLSQLRKRLTKAFVLFMKYEYPN